One Candidatus Bathyarchaeota archaeon DNA window includes the following coding sequences:
- a CDS encoding S49 family peptidase codes for MAVEKLGFKRILAITVIVCIAVAFGAGGYFYYTIVLQARKPLVAVITVDGPILRSEDASWYVDMINYALLNDSVKAVVVRINSPGGYADLVEEIYLDLLELKKVKPVAASVTMALSGGYYIAVAADYIYATPTSVVGSVGVIGTAPPMLIPSEFYLESGPYKVTGFSKLLFSFNLSRALESFVSAVETGRGDRLKLSSSELKKGLIYFGAEAVELGLVDEVGSLQKAVRRVAEEAGLVEYEVVDLNKAVERRLSYLWSYHNQTLDWRNLTLDVLNEIQPPPALWYLYLPPKALAQGVPSTEARVENMTAEVFGGGGGGVVLVDRSHGNEVSAWELDVVIGELAKRNITVRFVSGWSELSEGLDNASCLIVACPTIPYTVEECDRIEEFVKAGRLLILIFDPAYEYLLVPELFGPINSLATRFGMAFAKGYLYNEEDYYGLYRNIYVKTFAESPVTRNISTLVMFTATHIYATGGVAWASNGTYSSAAERAGNYTVIALAGRGNGTVIALADLTLFREPYCYVEDNYRVILNLASAIAEVKVIPPAEKPAEAEMYQVTEPELPVGTVKNFTEQVNGEKHLVRWIKVSELEVLVERPNMTTLYHFDENGSLVWWTSDGIEVIYDEPIPKPPYPLIKGKTWSYESGYTLSIQGRESRGKLTGTEKVVGFENVTAEDGTVYLCAKVRYSETNQFTLDGRNITITYEGYSWTSSEAGLVKDECTTRYYENGIPVMTEQRTLILRSIKKGQI; via the coding sequence ATGGCGGTTGAAAAGCTCGGATTCAAGAGGATTCTAGCCATAACGGTTATCGTATGCATCGCGGTAGCTTTCGGAGCCGGAGGATACTTCTACTATACGATAGTTCTTCAGGCTAGAAAGCCTCTGGTCGCGGTCATAACGGTCGACGGCCCTATCCTACGTTCAGAGGATGCCTCGTGGTATGTGGATATGATAAACTATGCCCTCTTGAACGACAGCGTCAAGGCCGTCGTCGTCAGGATAAACTCCCCGGGAGGATACGCCGACCTGGTGGAGGAGATATACTTGGACCTTCTGGAGTTGAAGAAGGTTAAACCCGTGGCCGCGTCGGTTACGATGGCGTTGTCTGGAGGCTACTACATAGCGGTGGCCGCCGACTATATCTACGCGACGCCCACGTCTGTGGTCGGGAGCGTAGGTGTCATAGGAACGGCTCCTCCCATGCTTATACCTTCAGAGTTCTACCTAGAGTCGGGGCCGTATAAGGTCACCGGTTTCTCCAAGCTCCTTTTCTCGTTCAACCTGAGTAGGGCGTTGGAAAGCTTCGTCTCGGCCGTGGAGACTGGCAGAGGCGACCGTCTGAAACTGTCGTCTAGCGAGCTTAAGAAGGGGCTCATATACTTCGGGGCTGAAGCCGTGGAGCTGGGGCTGGTGGACGAGGTCGGCTCTCTTCAGAAGGCGGTCAGGAGGGTCGCCGAGGAGGCTGGGCTTGTGGAGTACGAGGTGGTAGACCTGAATAAAGCCGTGGAACGCAGGCTCAGCTACCTCTGGTCTTACCATAACCAGACGCTAGACTGGAGGAACCTGACCTTGGATGTTTTAAACGAGATACAGCCCCCACCCGCCCTATGGTATCTATACCTCCCGCCTAAGGCGTTGGCTCAGGGCGTACCGTCTACCGAGGCCCGGGTCGAAAACATGACGGCCGAGGTCTTCGGCGGAGGCGGTGGGGGTGTGGTTCTCGTAGATAGGTCCCACGGGAACGAGGTTTCGGCTTGGGAGCTCGACGTGGTGATAGGCGAGCTTGCTAAGAGGAATATCACCGTGAGGTTCGTCTCTGGATGGAGTGAGCTTAGCGAGGGTCTAGACAACGCGTCTTGTCTCATAGTGGCCTGTCCGACTATTCCATACACGGTCGAAGAGTGCGATAGGATCGAGGAGTTCGTTAAGGCAGGTAGGCTCCTTATACTGATATTCGACCCGGCTTACGAGTATCTTCTGGTGCCCGAGCTCTTCGGCCCGATAAACTCTCTCGCGACAAGGTTCGGTATGGCGTTTGCTAAGGGATACCTGTACAACGAGGAGGACTACTACGGGCTCTACCGGAACATATACGTAAAAACGTTCGCCGAGAGCCCTGTGACGCGTAACATATCGACGCTCGTCATGTTCACCGCGACCCACATATACGCTACGGGTGGCGTAGCATGGGCGTCCAACGGCACTTATTCTTCGGCCGCTGAGAGGGCTGGGAACTACACGGTCATAGCTCTAGCCGGTAGGGGGAATGGAACGGTCATAGCGTTGGCAGACCTGACGTTGTTCAGGGAACCATACTGCTACGTCGAGGATAACTACCGGGTGATACTGAACCTAGCGTCGGCTATAGCCGAGGTGAAGGTGATACCTCCGGCTGAGAAACCCGCCGAGGCTGAGATGTATCAGGTGACGGAGCCTGAGCTGCCTGTCGGGACCGTGAAGAACTTCACGGAGCAGGTGAATGGCGAGAAGCATCTTGTTAGGTGGATCAAGGTCAGCGAGCTCGAGGTCTTGGTTGAACGTCCGAACATGACGACGCTCTACCATTTCGACGAGAACGGCTCCCTCGTCTGGTGGACGTCAGACGGCATAGAGGTCATATACGACGAGCCTATTCCGAAGCCTCCGTACCCGCTTATCAAGGGTAAAACTTGGAGCTATGAAAGCGGCTACACCTTGAGCATACAGGGGAGGGAGAGCCGTGGTAAGCTGACGGGTACGGAGAAGGTGGTGGGTTTCGAGAACGTCACAGCCGAGGACGGCACGGTCTACCTATGCGCGAAGGTAAGGTATAGCGAAACCAACCAGTTCACCCTAGACGGGAGAAACATAACGATAACCTACGAAGGCTACTCATGGACATCCTCCGAGGCCGGGCTAGTCAAAGACGAATGCACAACCCGCTACTATGAAAACGGAATACCCGTGATGACCGAGCAAAGAACGCTAATATTAAGGTCTATCAAAAAAGGACAAATCTAG
- a CDS encoding helix-turn-helix transcriptional regulator, whose translation MESGKVFEAVSHPVRIKILKMLAEKPMSFSELKRELGIRSSGKLDFHLKKLENLIATNSEGKYTLTREGYAGLQAITVVERYGWQRRAYIINIVAFLAVLTWITSKIVLEGSKPIFLVILVLVIAWFTYYSYLSLVKRKVFKTY comes from the coding sequence ATGGAGTCTGGTAAAGTGTTTGAAGCAGTATCGCACCCCGTAAGGATTAAGATATTAAAAATGTTAGCCGAGAAGCCTATGAGCTTCTCCGAGCTGAAGAGAGAGCTTGGGATTAGGAGTAGCGGTAAGCTAGACTTTCACTTAAAGAAGCTGGAGAATCTCATAGCGACGAATAGTGAGGGTAAGTACACGTTGACGAGGGAGGGGTATGCCGGGTTACAAGCTATAACAGTAGTTGAGAGGTATGGGTGGCAGAGGAGAGCCTACATCATAAATATAGTAGCGTTCCTTGCCGTACTAACATGGATTACATCGAAGATAGTACTGGAAGGTTCTAAGCCAATATTCCTAGTAATTCTAGTCTTAGTGATTGCATGGTTCACATACTACAGCTACTTGTCCCTAGTGAAGAGGAAGGTATTCAAAACATACTAG
- a CDS encoding DUF2207 domain-containing protein encodes MGELKQLAIVLVLTTLIGGIGLAVSHYLPGLLAEEDVVVEEYRATFYLNGTLVEEYVYEVKEPGKFRMLYRIWNAPVSMNGLNTPYIEVLSVEAPYGSVGYVKDYSGRVWTSEYAREISGLAEFNEVGCYSPKPFDAGRYVVKYVFRLHPPVEYDGALCHLNIKLADKHIPYRKVLIRVEEGELVEEVYPHPPSLKVVKGSAVEIYGESGRDELLEVELLLKPEVLNLLDGFVESVEDVKSATAQANTIYTVQFFLLDGLNVAVKLLIVLTPLLLLFIYLRHGREKSFTVPEYLSFVPNPERKPWVVNLVFKSDALDFDENGFYATLLDLHRRGKIKITPKNGGLVIRVVDPVVDDPYERRVIRFLSKVSLGGVVDTDLLEDYVKVLKKNRRELLRVVRDLRYLTRNPSRRVASRFMVSGRARVARLTVVAVILLVVSITLASILPYMTSIAVEAVVGSATLLVQSIAAVFAPSTLFGRWKGSAYKEKLEWDAFKRLLSDLALIRRYAPQDLSMWGEWLVYGTALGVGDKVVDAMRELNITIPEANIVVAMPRVFKPIIAVSVPSGKGGRAGGGFGAGGGFGGGGAGAR; translated from the coding sequence ATGGGTGAGCTTAAACAGCTTGCGATAGTGCTGGTTTTAACAACCCTAATAGGCGGCATAGGGTTAGCCGTTTCGCACTATCTACCCGGTTTGCTCGCGGAGGAGGATGTGGTAGTCGAGGAGTATCGGGCGACTTTTTATCTTAACGGAACGCTTGTAGAGGAGTATGTCTACGAGGTCAAGGAGCCGGGTAAGTTTAGGATGCTTTACCGGATATGGAACGCGCCCGTGTCGATGAATGGATTGAACACACCGTACATCGAGGTTCTGAGCGTCGAAGCACCGTATGGCTCTGTGGGCTATGTTAAAGACTACTCTGGACGTGTCTGGACGTCTGAGTATGCCAGGGAGATATCCGGCCTAGCTGAGTTTAACGAGGTGGGATGCTACAGCCCGAAACCGTTTGACGCGGGTAGATACGTGGTCAAGTACGTATTCAGGCTTCATCCTCCGGTGGAGTATGACGGGGCGCTTTGTCACCTGAACATCAAGCTCGCAGATAAGCACATACCATACCGTAAGGTTCTGATACGCGTAGAGGAAGGAGAGCTTGTCGAGGAGGTCTATCCTCACCCTCCGTCGCTTAAAGTCGTCAAGGGCTCTGCGGTGGAGATCTATGGGGAAAGCGGGAGAGACGAGCTTCTAGAGGTCGAATTGCTACTTAAGCCGGAGGTGTTAAACCTCCTAGACGGGTTTGTCGAATCGGTCGAAGACGTAAAGTCTGCGACGGCTCAGGCCAACACCATATACACGGTTCAGTTTTTCCTACTCGATGGCTTGAACGTAGCCGTGAAGCTTCTGATAGTTTTAACCCCGCTGCTGCTCCTATTCATCTACCTTAGGCACGGTAGAGAGAAGAGCTTCACCGTCCCCGAGTATCTGAGCTTCGTCCCTAACCCTGAGAGGAAACCCTGGGTCGTGAACCTCGTCTTCAAGAGCGATGCGTTGGATTTCGACGAGAACGGGTTCTACGCTACGCTTCTAGACCTGCATAGAAGGGGCAAGATAAAGATAACCCCTAAGAACGGTGGCTTAGTCATACGTGTCGTAGACCCGGTCGTAGACGACCCGTATGAGCGACGAGTCATAAGGTTCCTGTCGAAAGTAAGCCTCGGAGGAGTTGTGGACACGGATCTCCTAGAGGATTACGTGAAGGTGCTTAAAAAGAATAGGAGAGAGCTCCTCAGGGTCGTCAGAGACTTGAGATACTTGACTAGGAACCCAAGCCGTAGAGTAGCGTCTAGGTTCATGGTAAGCGGTAGGGCTAGGGTCGCTAGGCTTACGGTGGTCGCTGTGATCCTATTGGTGGTCTCCATAACTCTCGCGTCTATTCTACCGTATATGACTTCTATAGCTGTGGAGGCTGTCGTGGGGTCCGCTACGCTCTTGGTGCAGTCGATAGCCGCGGTCTTCGCTCCCTCGACCCTCTTCGGGAGGTGGAAGGGCTCCGCGTACAAGGAGAAGCTGGAGTGGGATGCGTTCAAGAGGCTTCTATCAGACCTAGCCCTGATAAGACGTTATGCTCCTCAAGACCTATCTATGTGGGGTGAGTGGCTTGTCTACGGAACAGCCCTAGGGGTGGGAGACAAGGTCGTCGACGCCATGAGAGAGCTGAACATAACCATACCTGAGGCGAACATAGTGGTAGCGATGCCTAGGGTCTTCAAGCCGATAATAGCCGTCTCGGTTCCCTCGGGGAAGGGTGGCCGAGCCGGAGGCGGATTCGGTGCAGGCGGAGGCTTCGGCGGAGGAGGAGCCGGGGCAAGATAG
- a CDS encoding LemA family protein, which produces MIGGLLDGFVMILVIAIPLIIAVGLILYFISIYNRLYSLKNSAEATLGQVRVALKKRLDMIEQLLGAVKSYAKFEKETFESITRLRTEVFRAGAGGLSDIDRESRRLFGSIVAVAESYPELKTSETVSRLMESVRSIEGEIARHRYTYNNIAQTFNIMLDTIPSKFIASSLGLSKMEYLKFPEEVEKRPEISF; this is translated from the coding sequence ATGATCGGTGGTTTATTGGACGGTTTCGTCATGATCTTAGTTATAGCTATTCCGCTTATTATAGCGGTCGGTTTGATTCTATACTTCATATCTATCTATAATAGGCTTTACAGCCTCAAAAACTCTGCAGAGGCCACCTTAGGCCAGGTTAGGGTTGCCTTAAAGAAGAGGCTCGACATGATAGAGCAGCTCCTAGGCGCTGTTAAGAGCTATGCTAAGTTTGAGAAGGAGACGTTCGAGAGCATCACCCGTCTGAGGACTGAGGTCTTTAGAGCCGGCGCCGGTGGTTTAAGCGATATAGACCGTGAATCTAGGAGGCTGTTCGGTAGTATAGTGGCGGTCGCCGAAAGCTATCCCGAGCTTAAGACTTCTGAAACCGTTTCGAGGCTTATGGAGTCTGTCAGAAGCATAGAGGGTGAGATAGCTAGACATAGGTACACGTACAACAACATAGCTCAGACGTTTAACATAATGCTCGACACGATCCCGTCGAAGTTCATCGCGTCTTCGCTCGGGCTTTCCAAAATGGAGTATCTGAAGTTCCCAGAAGAGGTCGAGAAGCGACCTGAGATAAGCTTCTAA